In one Microbacterium invictum genomic region, the following are encoded:
- a CDS encoding NAD(P)-dependent alcohol dehydrogenase yields the protein MKAVQYRQIGKGPEVVEIDIPEPGPGQIRLKVTAAGLCHSDWFLMDLPEEQYSYGLPLTLGHEGAGIVDKLGDGVSGVDVGGAYAVYGPWGCGLCHACAQGAENYCPNAADLGIAPPGLGAPGAMAEYMIVDDPRHLVPLGDLDPVEFVSLTDAGLTPYHAIRAAQHKLYPGATAVVIGAGGLGHVGIQILRAISAARVIAVDLNDDKLALASEVGAHETLVSGPDTAARIRELTGGRGAEAVFDFVGAQPTLDMSREVVAIDGYIHIVGIGGGVLPTGFFSTPFGAAVRAPYWGTRSELQEVFDLARVGEVSVHVERYGIDDAVSAYQRLHEGTVRGRAVVVPS from the coding sequence ATGAAGGCCGTGCAGTATCGCCAGATCGGAAAGGGGCCCGAGGTCGTCGAGATCGACATTCCCGAGCCGGGGCCCGGCCAAATACGGCTGAAGGTGACGGCTGCCGGGCTCTGCCACTCCGACTGGTTCCTCATGGATCTGCCCGAGGAGCAGTACTCCTATGGGCTTCCGCTCACGCTCGGTCACGAGGGCGCCGGCATCGTCGACAAGCTCGGCGACGGCGTTTCGGGAGTCGACGTCGGCGGCGCGTACGCGGTGTACGGCCCCTGGGGATGCGGGCTCTGCCACGCCTGCGCGCAGGGCGCGGAGAACTACTGCCCGAACGCCGCCGACCTCGGCATCGCCCCTCCCGGGCTCGGGGCTCCCGGCGCCATGGCCGAGTACATGATCGTCGACGACCCGCGTCACCTGGTGCCCCTCGGCGACCTTGATCCGGTCGAGTTCGTGTCGCTGACGGACGCCGGCCTGACGCCGTACCACGCGATCCGCGCCGCACAGCACAAGCTCTACCCGGGCGCCACGGCGGTGGTGATCGGGGCAGGTGGTCTCGGGCACGTGGGCATCCAGATCCTCCGTGCGATCTCAGCCGCCCGCGTGATCGCCGTCGACCTCAACGATGACAAGCTCGCCCTCGCCTCGGAGGTCGGCGCGCACGAGACGCTGGTGTCGGGGCCCGACACGGCTGCACGCATCCGTGAGCTCACCGGCGGACGCGGAGCGGAGGCGGTCTTCGACTTCGTCGGCGCACAGCCGACGCTGGACATGTCGCGCGAGGTCGTCGCGATCGACGGGTACATCCACATCGTCGGGATCGGAGGCGGGGTGCTTCCCACGGGGTTCTTCTCCACACCGTTCGGCGCCGCCGTCCGGGCGCCGTACTGGGGAACGCGATCGGAGCTGCAGGAGGTGTTCGACCTCGCCCGCGTCGGCGAGGTCTCGGTGCACGTCGAGCGCTACGGCATCGACGACGCCGTCTCGGCGTACCAGAGGCTGCACGAGGGGACGGTGCGCGGGCGCGCGGTCGTCGTCCCGAGCTGA
- a CDS encoding FBP domain-containing protein, with the protein MHALIEKDIRASFVNASQRERAAVAMPDLAEIDWAERDFLGWRPPKTPLAAYAVIPVEDDLVGIVLRQTEQRTLARTQCSWCEDVTLPNEVVLFSAKRAGRAGRNGNTVGTLVCEHFECSQNVRRLPPPAYLGFDVEAARARRMEALRLRITDFARDLRDNT; encoded by the coding sequence ATGCACGCACTCATCGAGAAGGACATCCGCGCGTCCTTCGTCAACGCCTCGCAGCGCGAACGCGCCGCCGTCGCCATGCCTGATCTTGCGGAGATCGACTGGGCCGAACGCGACTTCCTCGGCTGGCGTCCGCCCAAGACGCCGCTTGCCGCCTACGCGGTGATCCCCGTCGAGGACGACCTCGTCGGGATCGTCCTCCGCCAGACCGAACAGCGCACGCTCGCTCGCACCCAGTGTTCGTGGTGCGAAGACGTGACCCTTCCGAACGAGGTCGTGCTCTTCAGCGCGAAGCGCGCCGGGCGCGCGGGGCGCAACGGCAACACGGTCGGAACGCTCGTCTGCGAACACTTCGAGTGCTCGCAGAACGTCCGTCGGCTGCCGCCGCCCGCTTATCTCGGCTTCGACGTCGAGGCGGCCCGGGCGCGTCGGATGGAGGCGCTTCGCCTGCGCATCACCGACTTCGCGCGCGATCTCCGCGACAACACCTGA
- a CDS encoding DUF779 domain-containing protein encodes MSEPKPHSRVAVTDAAASLLRTLTAQHGPLMFHQSGGCCDGSAPMCFPVGMFLIGPGDVHLGSLEVGLDEPIEVYISEAQFEYWKYTHLTIDVVPGRGAGFSVEGPTGNRFIIRSRMLVDAELETFGLAPSA; translated from the coding sequence ATGAGCGAACCGAAGCCGCACAGCCGCGTGGCCGTCACGGACGCGGCGGCAAGCCTGCTCCGCACCCTCACCGCCCAGCACGGTCCGCTGATGTTCCATCAGTCCGGCGGATGCTGCGACGGCAGCGCACCGATGTGCTTCCCGGTCGGCATGTTCCTCATCGGTCCGGGCGACGTGCACCTGGGCTCGCTCGAGGTGGGGCTCGACGAGCCGATCGAGGTCTACATCTCCGAGGCGCAGTTCGAGTACTGGAAGTACACGCACCTCACGATCGACGTGGTGCCCGGCCGCGGCGCGGGCTTCAGTGTCGAGGGGCCGACCGGCAACCGCTTCATCATCCGCTCGCGCATGCTCGTCGACGCCGAACTGGAGACATTCGGCCTCGCCCCGTCGGCGTGA